In Ciconia boyciana chromosome 16, ASM3463844v1, whole genome shotgun sequence, one genomic interval encodes:
- the SCPEP1 gene encoding retinoid-inducible serine carboxypeptidase isoform X1, with the protein MGPLRAVTGLSLLLLAAGVVLRQSQEPKEVWGYVQVRSKAHMFWWLYYANNPTKDFTELPLILWLQGGPGASGCGFGNFEEIGPLDKEMKPRNTTWLQAASILFVDNPVGTGFSYVDDCSLFAKNLTTVVSDMMFFLGEFFRCRTEFQTIPFYIFSESYGGKMAAGIALELHEAVQKGTIKCNFMGTALGDSWISPLDSVLSWGPYLYSTSLLDDNGLAEVTAVAKEIMDAINKNQYGLATELWGKAEGVIEENTDNVNFYNIMTKEVPEMKSNEQENLHLIRLYQRHVKNMHKDSLNELMNGPIRKKLKIIPDCVKWGGQSRDVFENMAEDFMKPVIYIVDQLLAANVNVTVYNGQLDLIVDTMGQEAWIRKLKWPNLDQFSQQRWKALYVSPESTETAAFHKAYENFAFFWILKAGHMVPSDQGEMALKMVRMVTQQQH; encoded by the exons ATGGGGCCGCTGCGCGCCGTGACGGGGCTGTCGCTGCTACTGCTGGCGGCAG GTGTGGTTCTGAGGCAATCCCAAGAGCCCAAAGAGGTGTGGGGATATGTGCAAGTTCGAAGTAAGGCCCACATGTTCTGGTGGCTCTACTATGCAAATAACCCAACCAAAGACTTCACAGAATTACCTCTCATCTTGTGGCTTCAG GGAGGTCCAGGAGCTTCAGGCTGTGGATTTGGGAACTTTGAAGAGATTGGCCCATTagacaaagaaatgaaaccaaGAAATACAACCTGG TTGCAGGCAGCCAGTATCTTGTTTGTGGATAATCCTGTGGGCACTGGATTCAGTTATGTGGATGATTGTAGCTTGTTTGCCAAAAACCTTACCACAGTAGTTTCTGATATGATGTTTTTTCTTGGAGAATTCTTCAGATGTAGAACAGAATTCCAG acCATCCCATTCTACATATTTTCTGAATCTTACGGAGGTAAAATGGCTGCTGGCATTGCTTTAGAGCTGCATGAG GCTGTTCAAAAAGGGACCATAAAGTGCAATTTTATGGGGACTGCTCTTGGAGACTCATGGATTTCTCCTTTGG aCTCTGTGCTGTCTTGGGGGCCCTACCTTTACAGCACT TCTCTCCTTGATGATAATGGTCTAGCAGAAGTGACTGCTGTTGCCAAGGAAATAATGgatgcaataaataaaaatcaatatggGCTGGCCACTGAGCTCTGGGGCAAGGCTGAAGGTGTCATTGAAGAG AACACAGACAATGTGAACTTTTATAACATCATGACTAAGGAGGTTCCAGAGATGAAATCAAATGAACAAGAAAATCTCCATCTCA TAAGACTTTACCAGCGCCATGTCAAAAATATGCATAAGGACAGCCTAAATGAATTGATGAATGGACCCATCAGAAAGAAGCTAAAAATTATTCCTGACTGTGTGAAATGGGGAG GTCAGTCCAGAGATGTCTTTGAGAACATGGCTGAGGACTTCATGAAACCTGTCATTTATATTGTTGATCAGCTTTTGGCAGCCAACGTCAATGTTACAGTCTATAACGGGCAGCTGGATCTTATTGTTGACACCATGG GCCAGGAGGCATGGATCCGGAAACTGAAATGGCCTAATTTGGACCAGTTCAGCCAGCAAAGGTGGAAGGCACTCTATGTGTCTCCAGAATCCACTGAGACAGCTGCTTTCCACAAGGCCTATGAgaactttgctttcttttggatTCTTAAGGCTGGGCACATG GTACCGTCTGATCAAGGAGAGATGGCACTGAAAATGGTCAGGATGGTGACCCAACAGCAGCACTAG
- the SCPEP1 gene encoding retinoid-inducible serine carboxypeptidase isoform X2, whose protein sequence is MIKKIKGCSFKGVVLRQSQEPKEVWGYVQVRSKAHMFWWLYYANNPTKDFTELPLILWLQGGPGASGCGFGNFEEIGPLDKEMKPRNTTWLQAASILFVDNPVGTGFSYVDDCSLFAKNLTTVVSDMMFFLGEFFRCRTEFQTIPFYIFSESYGGKMAAGIALELHEAVQKGTIKCNFMGTALGDSWISPLDSVLSWGPYLYSTSLLDDNGLAEVTAVAKEIMDAINKNQYGLATELWGKAEGVIEENTDNVNFYNIMTKEVPEMKSNEQENLHLIRLYQRHVKNMHKDSLNELMNGPIRKKLKIIPDCVKWGGQSRDVFENMAEDFMKPVIYIVDQLLAANVNVTVYNGQLDLIVDTMGQEAWIRKLKWPNLDQFSQQRWKALYVSPESTETAAFHKAYENFAFFWILKAGHMVPSDQGEMALKMVRMVTQQQH, encoded by the exons ATGATCAAGAAGATTAAGGGATGTAGTTTCAAAG GTGTGGTTCTGAGGCAATCCCAAGAGCCCAAAGAGGTGTGGGGATATGTGCAAGTTCGAAGTAAGGCCCACATGTTCTGGTGGCTCTACTATGCAAATAACCCAACCAAAGACTTCACAGAATTACCTCTCATCTTGTGGCTTCAG GGAGGTCCAGGAGCTTCAGGCTGTGGATTTGGGAACTTTGAAGAGATTGGCCCATTagacaaagaaatgaaaccaaGAAATACAACCTGG TTGCAGGCAGCCAGTATCTTGTTTGTGGATAATCCTGTGGGCACTGGATTCAGTTATGTGGATGATTGTAGCTTGTTTGCCAAAAACCTTACCACAGTAGTTTCTGATATGATGTTTTTTCTTGGAGAATTCTTCAGATGTAGAACAGAATTCCAG acCATCCCATTCTACATATTTTCTGAATCTTACGGAGGTAAAATGGCTGCTGGCATTGCTTTAGAGCTGCATGAG GCTGTTCAAAAAGGGACCATAAAGTGCAATTTTATGGGGACTGCTCTTGGAGACTCATGGATTTCTCCTTTGG aCTCTGTGCTGTCTTGGGGGCCCTACCTTTACAGCACT TCTCTCCTTGATGATAATGGTCTAGCAGAAGTGACTGCTGTTGCCAAGGAAATAATGgatgcaataaataaaaatcaatatggGCTGGCCACTGAGCTCTGGGGCAAGGCTGAAGGTGTCATTGAAGAG AACACAGACAATGTGAACTTTTATAACATCATGACTAAGGAGGTTCCAGAGATGAAATCAAATGAACAAGAAAATCTCCATCTCA TAAGACTTTACCAGCGCCATGTCAAAAATATGCATAAGGACAGCCTAAATGAATTGATGAATGGACCCATCAGAAAGAAGCTAAAAATTATTCCTGACTGTGTGAAATGGGGAG GTCAGTCCAGAGATGTCTTTGAGAACATGGCTGAGGACTTCATGAAACCTGTCATTTATATTGTTGATCAGCTTTTGGCAGCCAACGTCAATGTTACAGTCTATAACGGGCAGCTGGATCTTATTGTTGACACCATGG GCCAGGAGGCATGGATCCGGAAACTGAAATGGCCTAATTTGGACCAGTTCAGCCAGCAAAGGTGGAAGGCACTCTATGTGTCTCCAGAATCCACTGAGACAGCTGCTTTCCACAAGGCCTATGAgaactttgctttcttttggatTCTTAAGGCTGGGCACATG GTACCGTCTGATCAAGGAGAGATGGCACTGAAAATGGTCAGGATGGTGACCCAACAGCAGCACTAG